Part of the Candidatus Zixiibacteriota bacterium genome, GAAGAAGCTCTACGCCACGGCGTCGAGCCCGCTGGAAGGCATTCTCGGCTGACCGGCCCCGGTGTTCCCCGACTTTGATCTCTACCTGGTCACCGACCGCGCTCAAACCGCCGGGCGCGACCTCCTCTGGGTGCTCGAGCGCGCGCTCGATGGCGGCGCGCGCGCGATCCAGCTCCGCGAAAAGGACCTGGGCGGAAGGGACCTCTGCCGCCTCGCCGAAAGAACCCTTGCGCTCTGCACGCGCTACGGCGCGCGCCTGCTGATCAACGATCGCGTCGATGTCGCCCTCGCCGTCGGCGCCGACGGCGTTCAGCTCGGGGCCGCCTCGATGCCCGTGGCCGCGGCGCGCCGGATTCTGGGACCCGACAGGCTTATCGGGGCCTCGACCCACTCGGTGGAGGAAAGCTGCGCGGTCCAGGCGAGCGGCGCCGACTTCGTCGTCTTCGGTCCGGTCCACTTCACGCCGTCCAAG contains:
- the thiE gene encoding thiamine phosphate synthase, translated to MFPDFDLYLVTDRAQTAGRDLLWVLERALDGGARAIQLREKDLGGRDLCRLAERTLALCTRYGARLLINDRVDVALAVGADGVQLGAASMPVAAARRILGPDRLIGASTHSVEESCAVQASGADFVVFGPVHFTPSKAAFGAPQGTAALRAVVEKISLPVYAIGGIKPGNVGATKAAGCRGVALISAVMAAPDPKAATEEILGLLRAGG